From Carettochelys insculpta isolate YL-2023 chromosome 3, ASM3395843v1, whole genome shotgun sequence, a single genomic window includes:
- the NANP gene encoding N-acylneuraminate-9-phosphatase isoform X2 → MGLQGVKAVFFDLDNTLVDTAAAGRLAREEVINVLQSKHHCDEREAHMICDKVQEKLLKECHDPAKTCITDLRISHWEEAIQETKGGEANRNLAAECYFLWKTTRLQHLTLTEDTRRMLTKLRKMVRLLLLTNGDKQTQREKIEACACQPYFDAIVIGGEQKEEKPAPSIFHHCCDLLGVQPWECVMVGDSLDTDIQGGLNAELFQNMDHKMNANFETDKRISIDDVPIYSGNIESKKC, encoded by the exons atggggctgcagggggtgaaggCTGTGTTCTTCGACTTGGACAACACACTTGTCGACACCGCGGCCGCGGGCCGGCTGGCCAGAGAGGAG GTAATAAATGTCTTGCAATCAAAACATCACTGTGATGAAAGAGAGGCTCACATGATTTGTGATAAGGTCCAAGAAAAACTCCTCAAAGAGTGTCATGATCCAGCTAAAACATGCATTACTGATTTAAGGATCTCACATTGGGAAGAAGCAATACAAGAAACAAAGGGTGGTGAGGCTAATCGAAATCTCGCAGCAGAATGTTATTTCCTGTGGAAAACTACACGCCTTCAGCACCTAACTCTGACAGAGGATACAAGACGGATGCTTACTAAACTTCGAAAAATGGTTCGCTTGCTTTTGTTAACTAATGGAGACAAACAAACTCAGAGGGAGAAGATAGAGGCATGTGCCTGTCAACCGTACTTTGATGCCATTGTTATTGGAGGAgaacagaaagaagaaaaaccaGCACCATCTATATTTCACCATTGTTGTGATCTTCTAGGGGTACAGCCTTGGGAATGTGTCATGGTTGGTGACTCATTAGACACAGATATTCAAGGAGGCCTGAATGCAG AACTCTTTCAAAATATGGATCACAAAATGAATGCTAACTTCGAAACTGACAAGAGGATTAGTATTGATGATGTGCCAATCTATAGTGGCAATATAGAATCTAAGAAATGCTAA
- the NANP gene encoding N-acylneuraminate-9-phosphatase isoform X1 has translation MGLQGVKAVFFDLDNTLVDTAAAGRLAREEVINVLQSKHHCDEREAHMICDKVQEKLLKECHDPAKTCITDLRISHWEEAIQETKGGEANRNLAAECYFLWKTTRLQHLTLTEDTRRMLTKLRKMVRLLLLTNGDKQTQREKIEACACQPYFDAIVIGGEQKEEKPAPSIFHHCCDLLGVQPWECVMVGDSLDTDIQGGLNAGLKATVWIHKTMNMPINTSSIPHYIISSVLDLPELFQNMDHKMNANFETDKRISIDDVPIYSGNIESKKC, from the exons atggggctgcagggggtgaaggCTGTGTTCTTCGACTTGGACAACACACTTGTCGACACCGCGGCCGCGGGCCGGCTGGCCAGAGAGGAG GTAATAAATGTCTTGCAATCAAAACATCACTGTGATGAAAGAGAGGCTCACATGATTTGTGATAAGGTCCAAGAAAAACTCCTCAAAGAGTGTCATGATCCAGCTAAAACATGCATTACTGATTTAAGGATCTCACATTGGGAAGAAGCAATACAAGAAACAAAGGGTGGTGAGGCTAATCGAAATCTCGCAGCAGAATGTTATTTCCTGTGGAAAACTACACGCCTTCAGCACCTAACTCTGACAGAGGATACAAGACGGATGCTTACTAAACTTCGAAAAATGGTTCGCTTGCTTTTGTTAACTAATGGAGACAAACAAACTCAGAGGGAGAAGATAGAGGCATGTGCCTGTCAACCGTACTTTGATGCCATTGTTATTGGAGGAgaacagaaagaagaaaaaccaGCACCATCTATATTTCACCATTGTTGTGATCTTCTAGGGGTACAGCCTTGGGAATGTGTCATGGTTGGTGACTCATTAGACACAGATATTCAAGGAGGCCTGAATGCAGGTTTGAAAGCTACTGTCTGGATACATAAAACAATGAACATGCCAATAAACACCTCTTCCATACCTCATTATATAATTTCTTCTGTTCTTGATCTTCCAGAACTCTTTCAAAATATGGATCACAAAATGAATGCTAACTTCGAAACTGACAAGAGGATTAGTATTGATGATGTGCCAATCTATAGTGGCAATATAGAATCTAAGAAATGCTAA